ACTCCATATGCCACGAAATGGCTACATATGTGACCTTCTGCATCTCTATTGTACTGCTGAGTGTCCTTTATAAATCCAGAACTTGCACAGCTAACACACAGACACAACTACAagaaagtgcacacatgcaaatacaaataaaaagcaaatatagTATCCTCTGCATGTTTAAATTAATTCAGTTTAATGAATAACGGAATACCATTAAAACCaatgtttacctttttttaataaataaataaatatatatatatatatatatatatatatatatatatatatatatatatatatatatatatatatatatatatatcaaaaatgttACAATTGGAAAAGTGGGGCTTCTTTTGAACATCTCACCAATGTAGTCAGTTGATCTCTATGATCCGTAATTAGCCATGCTCTACAGTGTGAGCTACAGAAAGGAAGGAAGTTGCAggaatgattttaaaaagtttttatttcaatttatttgcactgtaatttcatttaatatattcatTAAAGTAACATCTAATCATAACCATTTTATAAGAAGCGCTTCCTATCttttaattttcaattaaaaCCTCCACaatctttatcaaatttaacctTTTATCAGCTTAAATTATAAAACATGACTGTAATACATTTGAATACTTTTTCAGGACACCCTGAAAACAGTCACACTGATCACGAAGCGGGCCGGAGGTTTGTGTCACATGCAGATGTGTGTATCCGGGATACTGACAGAGAGGACAGTATTGTTCCAGAGGGGCTTCAGTGATGGCTGGCGGGAGATCTtttaaagagagacagagagagcacgAGTGTTTGCCTTTGGACCTGAGCATGCAGATGCCCACCCGCACGCTCTGCCACAGCCCCTGGCTCTTGTCGCTTTGTATCAAGTCTGTGTCCCCTTGATAAAAATAGTGCTTAAAATAGTGGCCCACAGCAACAAGCAACATCAAGACCCTTATGCCTGGGAATGGCCTTATCGAGCAGCCTTTTACATTTTATCTTTCCACTCTCATGTTTTCTCTGAATCAGTCATATAAACTAAAATCTTATTTGCCAAAGAACCTCAACCTTTTTCtttcaattcttaaaaaaaaaaaaaaaacctgttagtCTCACAGTATCTCAATCACATAGACCATGAACATAATCAAACAGGAAATACAGAGGCCAGATTAAATTCATTAGTTCAACTTATTTGTTAGTGTTTGTTCACTGGATGAACTTATGCCTTACAAGAATACAGTTAAAGactaatgtttttgttgttgttgttttttctcctcactggTTACACCACAGAACAAACACTGATAAACAAGGGAATTGTAAACACCAATGGACACTACAGTCTTCtggatttttttatgaaatattgattGAACCTTCACACAAATCTACAATATATGTGTATTatgtttttcatcatttttgtttagctcttgtaGTAGTATGATATAGCGGAAATATGGAGCTTAAATTCGAGGAAGAAAACATAATTATTAGTCAGAGGGCAAGAAGCAAGTGATAAAATGTGTGCAACAAGTGTTTTCAGCAAAGTTTCTAAATTCAAGCAACACATATGATACAGACGTAGCATGAACACGCTTTATACAGACCAACAAACACCGTTTACTGAATATAAAAACACCttctataaaatattttgtacGCCACAGCATAGATATATGCACATTTTATACACTAGTTTTAAACCTTATTATGATTCCTAagtaaaaaagacattaaatataaagtataaatgACCAACCCAGATGCAAAAGTGTTTattgcaaaaatacaaaaaagcacAGTAGCCTACCTACACATGCTTTTTTTCAATACAGCAGCATCCACAGGTTTTGTTTTGCGGCTGTGAATTCAGTCTTCATTAGTAAATTGGTAGCTACTGTCCTCTAGTGGTGAGCTTTGGTTTaaaaatcaactgtttaaatatcATGTTGCTGCAAATGACATGTGCTTTACCAAACGATGCATGTGTAAAGCATGATACGCTAAAACTATGAGCATATAAATAAGGTTTTCACATGCAGTCTATGGTTTTCACACGTACTACGCGGCACTTACTTATATGAATACCAAGCTAAATCTCATCTACCCGTgtcaaaaaaaacttaaatatgaaatgtaaataatgaaataaccaAGTTCGCAGGTTCTATCGAAAAGAAAAGGATGCGTTTTGACCGTTAGTGTAACGCATTTGTGTCTGGCATTCTGAACGGTTATCCCGCCTCGCTATCAGGACCCCAGCCAGGCAAGATGGCGGCGGCCAACCAAATCGCCGGGGAGTTTGAAAACTGGCTGAACGAGCGGCTGGACTCCCTCGAAGTAGACCGAGAAGTTTACGGAGCATATATACTCGGAGTGCTCCAGGAAGAGGAAAATGATGAAGAGCAAAAGGATGCTCTTCGGGGCATTCTCTCCGCTTTTCTGGTGAGTGCAGGCGCACGTTCACGCTTGACACTCGCGCGCTCAACTCAGCTGTCAGGACATTTCACAGCAGTGGCCCTGCAGTTATGAACACGGTACACTTTAACCGTTGATGTGACTAACTCGCCGTAAACCcgaaagacatttataaattgTAACCCGAATTCCTTAACTGGCCTTTCGTTTGAGCAGTTAAAAGTGTGAAACTTGATCAGACGCTGGATTCCACTAACGTATGTTAATTATTACAATGatttttggttgtttgttttacaaataaattattcaaaaacGCGCAACTTATTTTCAGATATAATATAACAAACTATATTTGATTGTAGGTTAACGTTAGGTGTGTGCAGCATACTGTAGAGATTTCACTGCAACTATCAACATATAACGTTAGTCATGGCAGTTTTAGGCTTTTGTTTGTAAAGAGAGCGAGCTTTATTCTCGTAGGATGAAGACTCGCTTGAGGAGGTTTGCCAGCAGATCTTAAAACAGTGGGCTGAGTGCGGCAGCAGATCTGCAGTCAAGGGAACTCATGGTAAGTCAATCACAGTGACCCCATTTACCAGTGCAAGGGatcataagaagaaatgtttcttgagcagctaatcggcatattagaatgatttctgaagtatcaagAGAATAAactgcatattaaaatatattcaaataaaaaagttaattacagTGATATGTCACAATTTGTACTGTattgattaaattaaatgcaNNNNNNNNNNNNNNNNNNNNNNNNNNNNNNNNNNNNNNNNNNNNNNNNNNNNNNNNNNNNNNNNNNNNNNNNNNNNNNNNNNNNNNNNNNNNNNNNNNNNNNNNNNNNNNNNNNNNNNNNNNNNNNNNNNNNNNNNNNNNNNNNNNNNNNNNNNNNNNNNNNNNNNNNNNNNNNNNNNNNNNNNNNNNNNNNNNNNNNNNTGTTGGGGCTATTTAGCTGTTTTCTTGGCTTGTATAAATCAAAAACCAGCAAACTGAGTGAGAATTGTCACGACATATTCATTTATTACCGGTGCTGACTGTTGTGCTACTTATTTTAAGGGTAAATCTCACACAACCTGTCAAAACATGTTCAGGTTGCATTTCAACTccaaaatcataattaaaattttGGTTAAAGACCATTTCCCCTATTTGTCATTACTGTAtcacataaatattttaattgtaaattgaAAATAATGTGGCTATGCAAAATATCTTCATAATACTAAAGCatgcttaattttctttttggtgtgtgtgtgtgtgtgtgtgtgtgtgtgtttaatatatatattgaaaagtaACCTGGACATGTTTCCATGAgattcactttttaaaaaaaaaagttaaagtgaaATTCACTCTCTAACATTTACCAGCGGATTACCAACATGCTTGTGTCTAAAAATGGCATGAATCCATGTTTTATTGCCTCGAGGGACTTTTAAATAAcctgtgattttaaatgtttttcatggGTTGCTCCTCATTAGCACGCCAGTGATTTTTAACACACAGCTcaagatataaaaatatatatttattcagctCGCAAGCTTTTTCAGAAACCAACGGAAGCCTTCTTGTCATGTAGCAATATATGGAGAGGGCTCAGAGACAACCCAAAGACGAGAAACATAACTGCCAATCAGTGGGTGAGGAGATGAGGGTATGTAGTTTCTTGTTTTTTGCCCTAGGTGGATGTTTCTGTCTAAATCgtggtttatttttattgtagGACCGTGATTAACCTAAAGTgagaagggtgtgtgtgtgtgtgtgtgtgtgcacatgtataTCAATTGACAACTGTTCATTTGAAGCTGCTACATATTGTGCCAACACCTTGTAGACTGCCTTCTCATATATTACATTGGGTTGCACTGTAGGCAAACCAATATCTTTAAGCCTGGTTTTACAGACAGGGCTTAGGTTAAAACAGGATTAGGCCATAGGTTAACTAGGACATTAAAGTATCTTTTATAAATGTGCCTTAGGAAATAGCATTActtgtgtgcatcttgagacaaacaatggcactgacatattttaagatttgtcagtgcaagtttcttttagttaaaacagctcagacatgcattttagtctgggactaggattaagccttgtctgtgaaaccaggggattGTGTCTATTAGATTCTAAGATCAGGGCTCTGTTCTACGTACCTTGCTTAATACATCTGAGATGATTTGAAAGATTCCAGATCTAGTAATCGTGATAACTGATCTCTGCCTAATTTGGTTCTTCAAATTATTTATATCCGTGATTTCTAGTATTTGTAcatgctttacatttttatttcagtgttgtaGTTAGTGATTCACTTAATTTTATCTTTGAACCAGATTTGTTATGTGACAGCGTTAATAACAGTTTCTTAAGGTCCAGATTGAGTTATgggcatctcctgcgctccatcaagccactcccatAATAGCTTTCAGCACTCAAATTAATGCACAGCTCAGATTAACTGAACAGCATGTGTGTAATGAcattgacatacagccaagtatggtgaaccatacttggaatttgtgctttgcattttactcatccaaagtgcacacacccggagcagtgggcagacatttgtgctgtggcgcccggggagcagttgggggttcagtgccttgctcaagagcacctcagtcgtggtattgagggtggagagagtgctgtacGTTCACTccacccacctacaattcctgccggcctcaGACGAACTCTCAACCTTTGGATTATAAGtttgaatctctaaccattaggccacaacttccccttaaAAGTGTAAGATACCAATACAATTATAAAGTCATTATTTCACCACAAATACATTTTTCCTGTGCCTACAGTGTTACAGATGATGACTacacaacattataatattttttgtattcattttttttattttttttttattgtaaattactGTCCGTGGATCAGTTGGGTACTCTTCTAATAAAGTAGCAGTGGCTGGGACAGATTTTAAGTATCGGTTCTGTTTACAAAGATGCAACctaatcctgtttacataaaataagcctgctcccgagcaaagacctgttgctatgacagcaactcCAGGACTTTAACTTTGAAGAACCAAACAATCCTAGATCATGCCAAAccatcaacaatcaaatccagctgaCTGAGTTAGCAAGGtatgaagaacgggccccaggtgATTGAGACATTCTTTTATCAGAGCcacaatatttaacattttgtgcTCCCCAAATAAATCAAGTTGTGTAAATGAATGTGTTTACTCTTGACTTATATAGCATATAGTTCTGCCTTGGTGTCATGTGTAGGTTTTCTATTACAGCCACAAGGTGCAGTTTTGAAATTTGATTTGAGTTGTAAGGCAAatggtaaataatttttttattttatttatattctacAGACTCAGTTTGATTTAAAGAGATCATCAGAAGCTATACTTTGCTTGTAAACTCTGGGTGTCGCTGGCGATTGCTGAAGAAGTTATAATTTCTCAATGAATCTTCTATTTTCATGCAATAAGAGATCTGATTCTTAAACACTGATGACTGGTGAAACCGTTTTTATCTATCCAAACACTGCTTTGCTTACCTTTGATGAGTTTCTTTACTTCAACAAAACTTAAATGTCAAATCTTGGGCATAGTCAGGTGTCAAACgtaaaaaaatatccaaatgattttATGATGGAAATCACCTAGCAAGGTCCACTCTTCAGTGTGTATTTATTCTGTTAAGCCTCAACTGCTTTATCTGTGGGCATTTAAGGAAAAATGATATTTGCCGGGTAAATGTTTAGGATTTTCAGAACTGAATGAGAGTGAGGAACTTGTTTACAAATGGCTTTCATAACTCGGCCGACCAACTGTTTTAAGCAAGATGATCAGAACACTGTTCTTTTAAGACACACTATTGTAAGTGATCAGTCACATTCATTGCAGCTTTACTGAACGATTCTACCAGTGGTTTCATTTTATACAGACTGTGATatgcattttttgtttaattagagcagcggttcccaaactttttttcatgcacacccccttctatgtcccaaccgggCTGGCACACCCCCAATCCCCACTTTTAAAAAAACCGCAACAAAGCTTTCTTTTATTGCCATATAAAGAGTCGTGTTTAATCATGCGCAAATAACCAGCAcacatgacaataaaaacatcaacaaagtttcaatataatgcaacaaagctacgcacaagcttccacttttaaagggacgagtgacagacacatgctcagtaacagaaagcacagttattttcagccgcgtaaaagaaacattgcagcaataggctaggcctattaaatgaccatggagctagcagcagcagcatctcaacccgcggcccgtcacaaattcaattattattattattatttttttagttttacaattaattttttttacattacaaatgtaCTTacgaaatataagctatagcctaatgtttttttatgttaaattcttttgtgtttcatatattattttcagacaagaGCAGACCTACTCGCATAACattacgcatttaacgaacacatacaagcgcccactttggcagaattcaattcaaatagtcatcaacagccattagttcggtaaaattgagcatcagaatgaaCAAATTTGCTTTTAAGGgggagaaaaaagaaatgtggaaaatgccagcgaatgaacacacagaaaaaagaatagtcgcagtatcagtagtgaataaggagagtgctggatttttggtttgccccgcaacttacttgaagaagttcaggcaaatagaaaCGCCATATAttacgcagcaatcatccttaattgaagaaatgtggcaaaacatctctgcagagaacctcatattattaaattcgaaagtgctttccatatttggataaacataggctacatttgtgaacgcacattttctgcaatgtcgcgcgtcaggtcaaatcctcactctctcttggtccctctcctcctgactaacaactttatcataagatgtcccacttgacagtttccctgatttcagccagttaagcagatttataatatatataatggaatgaatgaaacgagttggtacgcatatagcctagcctgcagtacataaaagaaCAGTGCTGTCTTTTACGTTTCCatcgaaaactaataaattatagattttatttataataaaagtgaTTACAAAcgaaatgtttactgttcatgtt
The sequence above is a segment of the Carassius carassius chromosome 9, fCarCar2.1, whole genome shotgun sequence genome. Coding sequences within it:
- the LOC132148713 gene encoding coiled-coil domain-containing protein 43-like codes for the protein MAAANQIAGEFENWLNERLDSLEVDREVYGAYILGVLQEEENDEEQKDALRGILSAFLDEDSLEEVCQQILKQWAECGSRSAVKGTHGKSITQYMERAQRQPKDEKHNCQSVGEEMRDRD